GCGACGGCCTCGCTGGCGATTCGGTAAAGCTGCACGCGACGCTCCTCGCTCTCAGGCTCGCAAGACGCATCGGCGTCCACGACGACGCGGCAGCCGAAGGACCTTTCGACGCGGTCGGCGAGCGCGCCCAGCGCTGAAACGAGCCCACGTTCGCGAACTTCGATGCCGCCGAGGTTGTGGCTCAAATCACGCGCTTGCCGGGCAGCAGCCGTCGCCTGTTGGACGGCGTCGTCGAGTTGCTCGATGACCGCGTCGCCGACATCGGTCGATGCGAGCTGGCGACGCGTGTTGCCGACGAGCAGCGTGACCATGTTGAGCTGCTGGGCGACGGTGTCGTGCAGATCGCGTGCGATGCGTTCGCGTTCGCGTTCCTGCGCGTCGATGACCTGCCGCTCCAGACCGCGCTGGTGCGTGACGTCCTGGGCGACGTAGCAGAAGCTGCCGCGCGGGGTCGTGCCGTCGACGATTGGAGCGACGGTGATGCTGAGTCGCGTCACCCGGCCATCGCCGTCGCATGTCGCTTCGAAGCGCTGCGGTTCGCCGGTTCGGGCAACACGGTTCAGCGCTGCCGCCCAGTCGCGCTGGGCCGAGTCGTTGAAGCCGAACTGATCGAGCGACATGCGCATCGCCTCGTCCCGCTCGACGCCATAGTGATCGAGTGCGGCCTGGTTGAGTTCGACGTGCGACGTGAGCCGGGCAACCTTGCCGGCGTCTCCGTTGACGTCGTGTTCGTAAAGGTCGCGGGCCGCCTGTCGTCGCTGGTCGAACTCGCCCTCGTCGTATCGGCCGATGTCCGACTCCGACGCACCAACCTGCACGACGGCCATGAGCAGCGGGGCCGAGTCGAAAAAGCCGTTGAGCAGTCGTCCGCGCTGTCGAAGCTCGCGCTCGGCTTCGACCCGCTGCGTCACGTCGTTCTGCACGCCGATGAAGCCGGCAAAGACGCCGCCCATCGACACGGGCGTGAGGTAAAGGTCGTTGTAGAACAGCTCGCCGTTCTTGCGGTAGTTACGGAGCGTGACGTTGACGAACTCCCGGGACTCAATGCCGCGGCGAAGCTCCTCCAGCGCCTCGGCTTGGTCGACCTCGTCGTCGGCAAACTCGCCGGTGTTCTCCACGTCTCGCCGGTTCGCGTCGTCGGCACGACACTGCAGGAAGCGGCAGTTGCGGCCGATGATCTCGTCCTCGTCATAGCCGGTGACGCTGCGGAAGCCTTCGTTCGCGTAGACGAGCGGCAGATCATCCTGCCCGGCCTGGGCGATCACGATGCTGCTGTTCGCCGCCTCGACGGCCTGGAGCAGAAGCTGGCGATTCGGCACCTGCCGCGCCGGCTTGCCGATGGACCGCAACGACAACGCGATTCCCGAAAAGTCGGCGTTGTCGCGAAGGTCTGTGATCGTGCCGGCCGTGAGCTGAAAGAGCCCGTTGCCGAGATCGAATCGAAGCTCGACGTGGTGGAGATCGAACCGGGCGAGTGCCTCGAAGACATCCTCGCCAGTCAGCAAGACCTGGTCGCCCGGGTGAAGAAAGCTCGACAGCTTCTGCCCGACCGCCCGATCGGCCGTGAGGCCGACGTCCTGGATCGAGCTTCCGCCGACGCGTTTGATCGTGCCGTTTGACTCCAGAAGCAGCAGGACATCGCGCCCGTGATGGACGATCGCATCTCCCAGCCCGACGGGCGTCACAATGTCTTGTGACAGGTTGTCGTCGGGAGGAGAAGGCATGACAAGTGGATGCGACGAAACGCCCTAGCCCCAACA
The sequence above is drawn from the Planctomycetota bacterium genome and encodes:
- a CDS encoding PAS domain-containing protein, which translates into the protein MPSPPDDNLSQDIVTPVGLGDAIVHHGRDVLLLLESNGTIKRVGGSSIQDVGLTADRAVGQKLSSFLHPGDQVLLTGEDVFEALARFDLHHVELRFDLGNGLFQLTAGTITDLRDNADFSGIALSLRSIGKPARQVPNRQLLLQAVEAANSSIVIAQAGQDDLPLVYANEGFRSVTGYDEDEIIGRNCRFLQCRADDANRRDVENTGEFADDEVDQAEALEELRRGIESREFVNVTLRNYRKNGELFYNDLYLTPVSMGGVFAGFIGVQNDVTQRVEAERELRQRGRLLNGFFDSAPLLMAVVQVGASESDIGRYDEGEFDQRRQAARDLYEHDVNGDAGKVARLTSHVELNQAALDHYGVERDEAMRMSLDQFGFNDSAQRDWAAALNRVARTGEPQRFEATCDGDGRVTRLSITVAPIVDGTTPRGSFCYVAQDVTHQRGLERQVIDAQERERERIARDLHDTVAQQLNMVTLLVGNTRRQLASTDVGDAVIEQLDDAVQQATAAARQARDLSHNLGGIEVRERGLVSALGALADRVERSFGCRVVVDADASCEPESEERRVQLYRIASEAVANAARHGKPDSIVLGLRLDDSFTGVLSIEDDGRGLPSGFDAAGRAGSDGDAGMGVQSMRHRSALIDGHFAIRHREVGGTIVAVEFPIR